DNA from Verrucomicrobiia bacterium:
TCGTGCTGATCCTCACGGTGATCGTTGCATCGGCCGTCTATGTCGTGCCGCCAGGCCACCGCGGGGTGCTCGTGACGCTGGGACGGGTCTCGCCGAACTTTCGGTCCGAGGGCTTCGGACTGAAACCCCCGTTCATCGCCACCGTCATTCCAGTGAGCGTCCGCCAGGCGACCGCCGACATGCAGGCCGCGGTCATCTCAAAGGATCTTCAGGAGGTCCGCACCGGCCTCAAAGTGCTGTACCGCATCCCCGAGCAGTCGGTGGTGTCCATCTACCAGCAATTCAAGGGCGACCCGTTCCTGAGCCTCATCCAGCCGCGCGTGGATGAGGCGATCAAGGAGATCACCAAGGAGCACACCGCGCAGGAAATCGTCCAGGAACGCGCCCGGATCAAGCAGCGAACCCTTGAGAACGCGCGGACCAAGGTGGGCAACCTCCTGGACCTGGCGGATGTCGTGGTGGCCGACATTTCGCTCTCGGAAAACCTGGAGGCCGCGATCGAGCGGAAAATGGTCCAGGAACAGGAGGCCAACAAGGCGGTGTTTGAACAGCAAAAGGCCCAGATTGACGCCCAGATCGCCGTGGTGCGGGCGCGGGGTGAGGCCGAGTCCATCCGCATCCGCGGCGAGGCATTGGCCAGCAATCCCGAGCTCATGGACTTGGAGCTTGTCCGCAAATGGAACGGGCGGACACCCCGGGTGGTCAGCGGCGACGCCACCGGCGCCAGAATGATCCTGCCATTGGGCCCGGCACCCCTTCCGGCGATCTCCGACGCCCGTCCTTGAACCGGCCATGAACCCCCGATACTCCGACTTCCGCCGGCCCCAAGGCGAACTCCCGGTGGCCACCCTGGCCGCCCTCATCGGCGGCGCCGTGCTCGTGATTGTCCTGATCCTGGCGGCCGCCCGGTCCACAACCGTGGTCGAGCCCGGGCACCGAGGGGTTCGCGTGACGCTGGGGCGGGTGTCCCCGGTCTTCGAGCAGGAGGGGTTCCTCGTCAAGGCTCCGTTCATCACGCAAATCCACCAGGTGAGCATCCGGCAGCAGACCGTCGAGTTGAAAACCGAGTGCTATTCCGCCGACCTGCAGCAGGTCCGGGCGTCGGTGCGCATCCTGTTCCGGATACCCGAGGCTTCCGTGGTCACCCTGTTCCGCGATTACAGCGGCGACCCGCTGGCCGCCCTGGTGGCCCCGCGGGTTGTGGAGGCCCTCAAGGAGGTGGCCTCCACCCAGAGTGCAGAGATGATTGTGCAGAACCGGGAGACCATCAAAATGGAGGCCCTCGCCGCGACCCGCCGCAAGATCGGCGAGCTGCCCGGGGGCGGTCCGCTGATCGTAATCGAGGATCTCACCCTCTCCGACCTGGCGTTGTCGGCCGAGCTCAATACCGCCATCGAGCAGAAGATGACCCAGCGGGAGGAGGCGGAGCGCGCGAAGTTTGTTCAGCGACAGGCGGAGATCGAAGCCGAGACGGCCATCATCAAGGGCCGGGGCGAGGCGGAGGCCATTGCCATTCGCGGCCGGGCCCTGCGCGAGAACCCGGCCTTCATCCGGCTCCAGATTGTCGAAAAGTGGGATGGCACCTCACCGCTGGTGGTTGGCGGGGAGGGGGCCACATCGCCGGTCATGATCCCGTTGGGCGATCTCGACAATCGCAAGTGACCGGGGTGCCGGTTGCGAGGCTCGCGCGGTTGCGGTCCGGCTTGACGACGCGGGATCCCTGTCGCGATGTCACCGCCCGGCCCGATTGGGTGAAGGCCGGCGTTTGCGTGAAAGGAATGGTTGGTTGCTTCGACCCATCGGGGTCATGGAATCTCAACGCCGCGCGTGCGGAGCCGGAGCACTCGCCCGATGCCCGTGCCCCCGCCCGCGAGGGCCGGGGCGATCCGCAAGTGCGTTCCTCGCGGCCGTCAAGTGCATTGGTGGCGCCGGTCCCGGCCCGGCCCTGGAGCTTCCGGATGAACTCACGGCCTTCGGCGGCGTCCCGGGTGGCGTGCCGCGCCTCCACAGCCGGTGACTGCCCGACACCATCCACCCCGTCCCGACGGAGGCCCCCGAAAATTCGCCGCCGCGCCGGAGCCCGTCATTCTCGTGCTTGCCGACATCAGCGGCTACACAAGGTTTCTCACGGCGAACGCGAAGAGCCTCGCCCACAGCCAGACCGTGATCACCGAGCTGATCCAGGCGATCGTGCGCCATGCCGAATTGCCTCTGGAGCTGGCCAAGCTGGAGGGAGACGCGGTGTTCTTCGTGGCCCGTCAACCGGGTTGCGATCCGGATGCAGCCATTGCCGCCACGGGTTGGGGGCTGCGGTTGCTGGGCTTCTTCGAGACGTTTCGGAGGTCCCTGCACGCACTGGCCAGCGCGACGACCTGTACCTGTGGCGCATGCACTCATCTGGGCGGTCTCCGGTTGAAGCTGATCGTCCACGCCGGTGTCGCCCTGAACCATGAAGTCGCCGGCCTTCACGAGTGGGCGGGTCCGGACGTCATCCTGGCGCACCGGCTCTTGAAAAACTCGGTGGCATCGCGGGAGTACCTGCTGTTGACCGCCGCGGCGGCGCCGTTTGTGGCGCTGCCGCCAGAGCTGCCGGTGCGCGGGACCGTGGAGCGGTATGCGGACTTTGATCCGGTATGTGCCGCGGTGTTCCACCCGGTCGCGGACGACCGGACGGCCCCGGACGTGCCGACGGCGGTCTTCATGCTGGGCTGGCAATGGAGACTCTGGATGGGGACGGTGGCCGGACCGGCCCGTCGTCACCGCGGGCCGGGTCATCCGCCGCCGCGTTTGGGTTCATTGTTGGCGAGGATCGCCCTCGCCGCAGTGTCGGTGGTCCTCGCACCCATCCTGCTTCCGGTAAACTTTTTCAACGCGCTGCGACGCCGCGCGGGCCTGCCGGTCCGATCCGGATGACGCAAGCCTCGGAATGTTGCGTGCGCCCGCCCGTCGTTTCAGGGCGCATTCGGCTTCGCCGGACGCCGGGGGTTCGCGTAGCCTCCGCCGATGTCCTTGTCCGGAACGCGGCGCGCGGGATTGTGGTTGCGGTCGATTTTCCCGTTGGGGTGGTTCGGCCTTCTCCTGATGTCCTGGGAACCTCCGGTCGCGGCGGCGGTGCGCCCGCCAAACGTGATCCTGATCGTCGCCGATGACCTCGGGTATGGTGATCTGGGTTGCTATGGGAGGACGGATCTTCGGACGCCGCACCTGGACCGGATGGCTGCCGAGGGATTGCGGTTCACCGGATTCCAGGTGCCGCAGGCCGTGTGTTCGGCGTCGCGGGCTGCGTTGCTGACCGGGTGCTATCCGAACCGCGTCGGCATCCTCGGAGCGTTGTTTCCCGGCGCCCCGATGGGACTTCATCCCGGCGAGGTCACCATGGCGGAAGTGCTGCAGGCCCGGGGTCATGCCACATGCATCGTGGGCAAATGGCACCTGGGAGACGCCCCGCCGTTCCACCCGTTGCGCCATGGGTTCGATGAGTGGCTGGGACTGCCGTACTCCAACGACATGTGGCCCCGGCATCCGACGATGACGAATTTTCCGCCCCTCCCGATGCTGGATGGATTCGCGGTGGTGAATGGCGACGTGGGGCCGGAGGATCAGGCGGCCCTGACGGCCCGCTACACGGCGCGCGCCGTGGACTTCATCCGCAGGCAGGCGCGGCGGCCGTTCTTCCTGTACGTGGCCCACTCCATGCCGCATGTGCCGCTCTTTGCCTCGGAGCGGTTTCGCGGACGCTCGGGCGCCGGGCTGTACGGCGATGTGATCGAGGAACTGGATGCCTCCGTCGGGGACATCCTGGCGGCGTTGCAAGAGACCGGTGTGGAGCGGGACACGCTGGTTCTCTTCACGTCCGACAATGGACCATGGCTCACGTATGGCGACCATGCCGGAGTCACCGGTGGCCTTCGGGAAGGCAAGGGCACTGCCTGGGAAGGCGGAGTGCGCGTGCCGCTGATCGTCCGATGGCCCGGGCAGGTGGCCCCGGGGCGCGTGCACTCCGGGGTGGCGTCCACGCTGGACCTGCTGCCGACACTGGCGGCCCTCACCGACGCTCCCATGCCGCAGGAGCGCGTCGTGGATGGCCGCAATCTGGCGTCGGTGTTCACCAATGCACCCACGAGTGACGTGGAGGATTCGTTCGTTCCCGGGTATTATGGCGCGAACCTGTGCCACCTGAGATGGGGGCACTGGAAGCGGGTGTTTTCCCATGTGTACCAGCACCTGGATCGGGCCGGTGCGGGCGGGCTGCCGGGAGCCTATATTCAGCAGCGGACGGGGCCGGCACTCTTCCATCTTGGCGACGACCCTGCCGAGGCCGTGGACGTTTCGGTGACGCATTCGGAGGTGGCCGCCCTTCTGGACCAGGCCGGTGACCGTTGGAGGCGATCGTTGGGCGACGGATTGCGAACCCTGGTCGGCACGGAGGTGCGGCCGGCGGGATTCGCTGCGGCGTTTCGGGTGCTTCCCGAGGGGGATGGGCGCCTGTCGTTGCGGGCAACCAACGCGGTGGTTCAAGGGGTGGACCTGCGATACGGGCTGGTCTCCGGGCTGGAGGCGATCACGTCGTGGACGCGGACATCGGACCGGGCGGAATGGGAGTTGGTCATCCACCGCACCGGGGCGTACCGGATCGAAGTGGAACACGCCTCCCGTCCGGGTGTGCGCGACGTCCCGCTCGATATTTTCGTCAACGGTCAGCGGATTCGACGAGCCCTGGCGGGGCAGGGGGCGGACACGTTCGTGGTGGAATCACCGGGCACCGTGCAGTTCGCCGCCGGGGGGCGGCACCGCCTGGAGGTTCGGGGTGCCACGCCTTCGGGTTCGGCACTGGACGCCCTGCGCGCGGTGGTGCTGCATCCCATTCCCTGAGCTGGGACTGCCAGTGCGGCCGTGGACGGAACGCCACGCCGGAAGGCCTGCCTTGCCCGGCGGAACCCCGGTGTCCATGCTGCGCGTTCCGATATGGCCCGACGTCAGTACCCGTTTCATGTGATTGAGCCCAGGTGGCAGCAGCGCTGGGCGGCGCAACAGACCTTCCGGGCGTGGAATCCTGGCGAGCACATTCCGGAGGGCCATCCGTTCGGCGTGCGCCATGGACTGAGCGGCCGGAACCCCGGTGCGATCGCATTGCCGCCGAAGTGCTACCTGCTCGACATGTTTCCCTATCCATCCGGTGCGGGCCTCCACGTCGGGCATCCCGAGGGGTACACGGCGACGGACATTCTCGCCCGGTACCGGCGTGCCCAGGGGTACAATGTGCTGCACCCGATGGGGTGGGATGCCTTCGGGCTTCCCGCCGAGCAGTACGCGGTGCGGACCGGTCAACATCCGCGGGTCACCACGGAGGCGAACATCGCCACGTTCACCCGGCAGATCAAAAGCCTGGGATTCAGCTATGACTGGACCCGCGAGGTGGCCACCACCGATCCGGGCTACTTTCGATGGACGCAATGGATCTTCCTGCAGCTGTACCAGTCCTGGTACAATCCCGAGAATCGGCGCGCGGAGCCCATGACCACGCTGCCGATGCCCGCAGCGTGCGACACGGCGGAACGGCAGCGTGCGTACCGGGATGCCCACCGGCTGGCCTATGTTTGTGAGGCGCCGGTGAACTGGTGTCCGGAACTCGGCACCGTGCTGGCCAACGAGGAGGTGGTGGCCGGCAGGAGCGAGGTCGGGGGATTCCCGGTGGAGCGCCGGCCGATGCGGCAGTGGATGCTGCGCA
Protein-coding regions in this window:
- a CDS encoding prohibitin family protein, giving the protein MSPTGIARLLALAVFVLILTVIVASAVYVVPPGHRGVLVTLGRVSPNFRSEGFGLKPPFIATVIPVSVRQATADMQAAVISKDLQEVRTGLKVLYRIPEQSVVSIYQQFKGDPFLSLIQPRVDEAIKEITKEHTAQEIVQERARIKQRTLENARTKVGNLLDLADVVVADISLSENLEAAIERKMVQEQEANKAVFEQQKAQIDAQIAVVRARGEAESIRIRGEALASNPELMDLELVRKWNGRTPRVVSGDATGARMILPLGPAPLPAISDARP
- a CDS encoding prohibitin family protein gives rise to the protein MNPRYSDFRRPQGELPVATLAALIGGAVLVIVLILAAARSTTVVEPGHRGVRVTLGRVSPVFEQEGFLVKAPFITQIHQVSIRQQTVELKTECYSADLQQVRASVRILFRIPEASVVTLFRDYSGDPLAALVAPRVVEALKEVASTQSAEMIVQNRETIKMEALAATRRKIGELPGGGPLIVIEDLTLSDLALSAELNTAIEQKMTQREEAERAKFVQRQAEIEAETAIIKGRGEAEAIAIRGRALRENPAFIRLQIVEKWDGTSPLVVGGEGATSPVMIPLGDLDNRK
- a CDS encoding DUF2652 domain-containing protein — protein: MTARHHPPRPDGGPRKFAAAPEPVILVLADISGYTRFLTANAKSLAHSQTVITELIQAIVRHAELPLELAKLEGDAVFFVARQPGCDPDAAIAATGWGLRLLGFFETFRRSLHALASATTCTCGACTHLGGLRLKLIVHAGVALNHEVAGLHEWAGPDVILAHRLLKNSVASREYLLLTAAAAPFVALPPELPVRGTVERYADFDPVCAAVFHPVADDRTAPDVPTAVFMLGWQWRLWMGTVAGPARRHRGPGHPPPRLGSLLARIALAAVSVVLAPILLPVNFFNALRRRAGLPVRSG
- a CDS encoding sulfatase — protein: MSWEPPVAAAVRPPNVILIVADDLGYGDLGCYGRTDLRTPHLDRMAAEGLRFTGFQVPQAVCSASRAALLTGCYPNRVGILGALFPGAPMGLHPGEVTMAEVLQARGHATCIVGKWHLGDAPPFHPLRHGFDEWLGLPYSNDMWPRHPTMTNFPPLPMLDGFAVVNGDVGPEDQAALTARYTARAVDFIRRQARRPFFLYVAHSMPHVPLFASERFRGRSGAGLYGDVIEELDASVGDILAALQETGVERDTLVLFTSDNGPWLTYGDHAGVTGGLREGKGTAWEGGVRVPLIVRWPGQVAPGRVHSGVASTLDLLPTLAALTDAPMPQERVVDGRNLASVFTNAPTSDVEDSFVPGYYGANLCHLRWGHWKRVFSHVYQHLDRAGAGGLPGAYIQQRTGPALFHLGDDPAEAVDVSVTHSEVAALLDQAGDRWRRSLGDGLRTLVGTEVRPAGFAAAFRVLPEGDGRLSLRATNAVVQGVDLRYGLVSGLEAITSWTRTSDRAEWELVIHRTGAYRIEVEHASRPGVRDVPLDIFVNGQRIRRALAGQGADTFVVESPGTVQFAAGGRHRLEVRGATPSGSALDALRAVVLHPIP